In Deinococcus aerius, the genomic window ACAGCGCCTGATCCTTGACCCCTCTTCCCTGGTGGGAGAGGGGCGCTACGAAGCAGCGGGGTGAGGGGGAGCCGCGGGAAGAACACCTGTTGAACCCCTGTCGTCACCCGGCCCGCCCTCTAAACTCCTCCCCATGACTTCCCCCTCCCCCCAGCCTCCCCTCTCGCGGGACGAACTGCGGCGCTACTCGCGGCAACTGCTCGTGCCCGAGTGGCAGGAGGCGGGCGCGCAGGAGCGGCTGCGGGCGGCGGCGGTCCTCGTGGTGGGGGCGGGCGGGTTGGGCGGCCCCGTGATCCTGCAACTCGCCGGGGCCGGGGTGGGGCGGCTGGTGATCTCGGACGGCGATGCGGTGGACCTCAGCAACCTGCATCGCCAGACGCAGTTCACGGCGGCGGACGTGGGGCGGCGCAAGGCCGAGGTGGCGGCGGCTCGGGCGCAAGCCCTCAATCCCCGGGTGGGGGTGGAGGTGGCCCCGGCGCTGGACGAGGGCAATGCCGACGCACTCGTTACGGGCGCTGACCTCGTGGTGGACGCGACCGACAACTTCGCGGCGCGGTACGGAATTGCGGATGCCTGCCGCCGGGCGGGCCGCGAGTGGGTGTGGGGCGCGGCGAGCGGCACGGCGGGGATGGTCAGCGTGTTCGGGCCTGGCCTCGGCCTGCGCGACGTGTTCCCCGACCCCGGCGAGGCCGAGTCCTGCGACGAGGCGGGCGTGTTGGGGCCGCTGCCGAACATCGTGGGGGGCGTGATGGCCCTGGAGGCTCTTAAAGTGCTGGGGGGGGTGGGGGACGTCTTGCGGGGGCGGCTGTGGACCTTCGACGCGCTGGACGGGCGGGTGCGGGTCCTTCGGCTCCGTGAAGCCGTCTCTTCCGGGCAGGACTGAGGCGCCCTTCTTGTCTCCCCGGGGACAGCGGAACTGCCTAGAAAAGTGGGCGCAGGGCGGGTTTCCCGGCTTGCTCTTTGCCGAACGTGTGTTACTGTGCATTTGAGCCAACAATTCCGCTCAAATTCATTCGACGGAGGACCCCCCATGGCAAGGACCCGCCAGACCGCCGCCCGTGAAGACAGCGAGCCCCAGGCCCCCGCCGCCAGGGAGCGCGGCAAGATTTCCAAGACGCAGATCATCGAGCAGGTCGTGGGCCGCACCAGCCTGAACCGCAAGCAGGCGAGCGCGGCGGTCGCCTGCATGGTCGAGACGGTCGTGGACGCCCTGCGCTCTGGCCGCAGCGTGGGGCTGCCCGGCCTGGGCACCCTGAGCGTCATCCAGACCGCCGGGCGTCAGGGCGTGCGCCCCGGCACCAGCGAGCGCATTCAGATTCCTCCCGGGAAAAAGATTCGCTTCAAGGTGGCGACTACCCTCCGCGGCAACCTCTAACCCGCAGGCGCAGTGACAGGCCGCTCCTCGTGGGGTGGCCCACGGTTCAGCTTTGTGACCTGCCCTACCCGCCCCCCCATGGGTAGGGGATTAGGTTGGGACCCATCATGAAGACCATCCTCTGGCTCTCGCTGGCCGCCCTGCTGGGCCAAGCCGCGGCCAAGCCCATCGTGGTGGGCAGCAAACTCGACCCCGAGGCGCAGATTCTGGGGCAGATGATCGTGCTGACTCTGCGAAACGCCGGGTTGGAGGTCACCGACCGCACCAACCTGGGCGACACCGGCGTGAACCGCAAGGCGATCCTGGCGGGCGAGATCGACGTGTATCCCGAGTACACCGGGAACGCGGTGTACCTGTTTCCCCAGGCCAAGATCAGCACCACGGAGGCGGGGAACCCCGGCAAGATCTACGGGTACGCCCGGCAGCTCGACCTGAAAAACGGCGTCACCTGGCTCCGGCCCGCCAACGTGAACAACACCTGGGTGATCGCCGTGCCGCAGGCCCTCGCCGCGCAGAACAAGCTCAATTCGGTCGCCGACCTGGCCCGTTATCTGAAGGGCGGCGGAAAGTTCAAGATCGCGGGCTCGCCCGAGTTCTTCAACCGCCCGGACACCATGCCCGCCTTCGAGAAGGCCTACGGCTTCAAGCTGCGGCCCGACCAGAAGTTGGTGCTGGCGGGCGCCACCCCTCCCCAGACGCAGCAGGCGGCGGCGAACGGCACCAACGGGGTCAATGCCGCGATGGCCTACGGCACCGACGGCACGCTGGCCGCGCTGAAGCTCGTGGCGCTGAAGGACCCGAAGGGCGCGCAGGCCGTCTACCAGCCCGCGCCGATCATCCGCACCGCCGTCCTGAAGGCGAACCCGCAGATCGCGGCGCTGCTGAACAAGACCTTCGCCACCCTGACGCAGACGACCCTTCAGGGCCTGAATGCCCAGGTCGCGCTGGAGGGCCGCACGGCGCAGGACGTGGCGCGGGACTACCTGAAGAGCAAGGGGCTGATCAAGTGAGCGCGGGCTTTTTCCCCCTGTGGGACAAGCCCAGACCGTGAGCGTCTCGGGCTGGCGAGGGGCGGGGGCCGGGTCGGCTTCCGCCCCCTCCCCTGTCGTGGGCGGCGCGGGCAGTGTCCTCCTGCTGGCGGCCCTGCCCATGCTGGCGGGCGCGCTTCTGCCCTGGGTGCTGCTGCGGCCCAACCGCCTCGCCCCGGGGGAGTACCTGCGGCTGCCCCCCCTGTTGGCCGGGGCCGGGCTGCTGCTGGCGGCGCTCCCCTTCCTCGCCACCCGACTCGCGCCGAGCCTGACCTGGCTCGCAGCATCAGCATCGCTCGCGGTCGTGGCGGGAGTCTGGGCTCTGGGGGAGCAGACGCGGGCGGCGCTGATCGGCCAGCCTCCCTTCGCGCGGGCGAGCGCGGCGAGCGGCGCGTGGCTGTTCCTGCTGGGGGCGGGGATCGCCGTCCGCGGGGCCGGGCTGATGGGTCGCCGCCAGCGCTGGCTCGCCTGGGCCTGGCTCCCCGCGGTCGCCGCATTCATCCTGGCCGGGCACCTGAACGCCTGGTCCGTCCTCGTTGAGGGGAGGAACGAGGGGCCGCGCTGGGGACAGGAGCTCGCGCAGCACCTGCGGCTGGTGGGGGAGGCCCTGGGCTCGGCGCTCCTGATCGGCGCCCCGCTCGCGGTCTGGGCCGCGGGCCGTGCCCGGGTGGCGGAAGGGGTTCTGGGTGTGGCGAACGGCATCCAGACCCTGCCGAGTCTCGCGCTGCTGGGCCTCCTGATCGCGCCGCTCTCGGCCCTGGCAGATACCCTTCCGGCCCTGCGCGCCCTGGGCGTCAGCGGGATCGGCGCCGCCCCGGCCCTCACCGCGATGACCCTGTACGCCCTGCTCCCGATCCTGCGGAACGGCGTGGTGGCGCTGCGGGGGGTGCCGCCCGGCCCGGTGGACGCCGCCCGGGGGATGGGCATGACCCCGGCGCAACTCTTCTGGCGGGTGCGCCTGCCGCTCGCCCTGCCGGTGTGGCTCAGCGGGGTCCGGCAGGCCGCCGTGCTCCTCGTCGGGGTGGCGTCCGTGGCGGCCCTGATCGGGGCGGGGGGACTGGGCACCTACATCTTCAAGGGTCTCCAGAGTGCCGCCGCCGACCTGATCCTGCTCGGCGCGGTCCCCGCCGCCCTCCTCGCCCTGGGGCTGGACGCGGGCCTGCGCGGGCTGGAGGTGCTGCTGGGCCGCTGGCTGGGGCGGGCCGGATGATCGAGCTTCAGGGGCTCGAAAAGCGGTACGGGGACCGCTACGCCGTCCGCGACCTCAATCTCGTCTTTCCCGAGGGCGAACTCACGGCGCTGCTGGGGCCATCGGGCTGCGGCAAGACCACCACGCTGCGGATGATCAACCGCCTGATTGAACCCGGCGCGGGCCGCGTCCTGCTGGGGGGGCGCGACACCCGCGAGCTGCGCCCCGAGGAGTTGCGGCGGGGCATCGGGTACGTCATCCAGCAGGTCGGGCTCTTTCCCCACCTGACGGTTGCGGGGAATGTGGCGACGGTGCCCGAGTTGCTGGGCTGGGACCGCCGCCGCACCGCCCGCCGGGTGGACGAGTTGCTGGACCTCGTGGGGCTGGACCCCGAGCAGTACCGCGCCAAGAAACCCGCCCAGCTCTCCGGCGGGCAGGCGCAGCGCGTGGGGGTGGCGCGGGCGCTCGCCGCCGACCCGCCCGTCCTCCTGATGGACGAGCCCTTCGGCGCCCTCGACCCCCTC contains:
- a CDS encoding HesA/MoeB/ThiF family protein; this encodes MTSPSPQPPLSRDELRRYSRQLLVPEWQEAGAQERLRAAAVLVVGAGGLGGPVILQLAGAGVGRLVISDGDAVDLSNLHRQTQFTAADVGRRKAEVAAARAQALNPRVGVEVAPALDEGNADALVTGADLVVDATDNFAARYGIADACRRAGREWVWGAASGTAGMVSVFGPGLGLRDVFPDPGEAESCDEAGVLGPLPNIVGGVMALEALKVLGGVGDVLRGRLWTFDALDGRVRVLRLREAVSSGQD
- a CDS encoding HU family DNA-binding protein, whose protein sequence is MARTRQTAAREDSEPQAPAARERGKISKTQIIEQVVGRTSLNRKQASAAVACMVETVVDALRSGRSVGLPGLGTLSVIQTAGRQGVRPGTSERIQIPPGKKIRFKVATTLRGNL
- a CDS encoding ABC transporter substrate-binding protein, whose product is MKTILWLSLAALLGQAAAKPIVVGSKLDPEAQILGQMIVLTLRNAGLEVTDRTNLGDTGVNRKAILAGEIDVYPEYTGNAVYLFPQAKISTTEAGNPGKIYGYARQLDLKNGVTWLRPANVNNTWVIAVPQALAAQNKLNSVADLARYLKGGGKFKIAGSPEFFNRPDTMPAFEKAYGFKLRPDQKLVLAGATPPQTQQAAANGTNGVNAAMAYGTDGTLAALKLVALKDPKGAQAVYQPAPIIRTAVLKANPQIAALLNKTFATLTQTTLQGLNAQVALEGRTAQDVARDYLKSKGLIK
- a CDS encoding ABC transporter permease, with protein sequence MLAGALLPWVLLRPNRLAPGEYLRLPPLLAGAGLLLAALPFLATRLAPSLTWLAASASLAVVAGVWALGEQTRAALIGQPPFARASAASGAWLFLLGAGIAVRGAGLMGRRQRWLAWAWLPAVAAFILAGHLNAWSVLVEGRNEGPRWGQELAQHLRLVGEALGSALLIGAPLAVWAAGRARVAEGVLGVANGIQTLPSLALLGLLIAPLSALADTLPALRALGVSGIGAAPALTAMTLYALLPILRNGVVALRGVPPGPVDAARGMGMTPAQLFWRVRLPLALPVWLSGVRQAAVLLVGVASVAALIGAGGLGTYIFKGLQSAAADLILLGAVPAALLALGLDAGLRGLEVLLGRWLGRAG
- a CDS encoding ABC transporter ATP-binding protein, producing MIELQGLEKRYGDRYAVRDLNLVFPEGELTALLGPSGCGKTTTLRMINRLIEPGAGRVLLGGRDTRELRPEELRRGIGYVIQQVGLFPHLTVAGNVATVPELLGWDRRRTARRVDELLDLVGLDPEQYRAKKPAQLSGGQAQRVGVARALAADPPVLLMDEPFGALDPLARDRLQTAFRAIQRRLKKTVVLVTHDIDEALRLGDRVALMNAGTLAQFGPPDELIHRPASPFVGQFLGEDAALRQLAGRTAAEFARPGDPAGLPAVEATLDARRALGVLLREGTDALAVTRGNEVLGVLRWQDLRTRRGQP